GCGCCTTCTGCTTGGCGCCGTTGTAGACCTTCTCGAAGACCCTGGGCACGGCGACGACGAAGGTCGGCCGGAACGAGCCGAGGTCGCGGACCAGGTTCTTCACGTCGGCGGTGTGCCCGATGGTCAGCCGCGCGTAGACACCGCAGAGGGTGATCGCGCGGGCGAGCACGTGCGCCAGCGGCAGGAACGCCAGCAGCGAGTTGCCCGGCTGCATCAGCCGCGGGAAGGCGGCGATGTCGGCGCGCACCTCCGCGATGAGGTTGCGGTGGGTCAGCTCGCAGCCCTTGGGGCGGCCGGTGGTGCCGGAGGTGTAGATCAGCGTCGCCAGGTCGTCGGCCTTCACGTCCTTGCGGCTGTCGTGCACCTGCGCGTCGGTGATGTCGGCGCCCAGCGCGGTCAGCTCGTCCACCGCGCCCGCGGCCCCCTCGCTGCCGGGACCGTCGATCTGCCAGACGTGCCGCACCTCGGGCAGCCGGTCGACGACGCTGTCCACGGTGCTGCGGTGCGCGGCGGTCTCCAGGAACACCGCCTTCGCGCCGGAGTCGGACAGGATCCACTCCACCTGGTGCGCCGAGGAGGTCTCGTAGATCGGCACGGTGGCGCAGCCCGCCGCCCAGATGGCGAAGTCGAGCAGGGTCCACTCGTAGCGGGTCTTGGACATCAGGCCGACCCGGTCCCCGGGCTCCAGACCCGCGGCGACCAAGCCCTTCGCCACCGCGAGCACCTGGGCGGCGAAGTCGGCCGCCGTGACGTCGACCCAGGTCCCGTCGACGCGGCGGCGGAAGCTCACCGCGGTGCCGAAGCGCTCGGCATTCGCCCACACCATGTCGGTGAGGTTTTCTTCCTCAGCCACGGTGGCGGTGGCGGGGACGCTGAACTCACGCACGTCATGACCTCCGAGCGACGGGTGTTACTGACCGGTTAACGTAGCGCGCGGTCACGGGCAGACAATAGGCCGTAACCCAGATGTTCTCGTCCGTGGCACGCTGCCGCTATGCCATCGGTCGACGTCCTTGACGAGATCTTCCTCGCCGTGCCGCCCGCCAGTGTGGCGGCCGTCTTCGCCGATCCCCTTGCGTGGCGCCGGTTCTGGCCCGACCTGAGGCTGGAGGTCTACGCCGACCGCGGTGCGGAGGGTCTGCGGTGGACGGTCGGCGGCGCGCTCGTCGGCACGCAGGAGGTCTGGCTGGAGCCGATGCTCGACGGGACCCTGCTGCACTACTTCCTCCGGGCCGACCCGCCGCCAGGCGGCACCGTGCGGCCGGGGGAGGCCCAGCGCAGGCAGCTCGCGGCGAAGCGGGTGGGGTTCGCGCTGAAGGCCCGGCTGGAGGCCGGACGAGCCCCCGGATGTCCGCCCCCGGGCGCAGACTGAGCGCATGCCGAGCACCGTCGAGGAGTACCTGGAGTCGCTGCCCGAGGACCGGCGCGGCATCGTGAGCGAGCTGCGCCGGGTCATCCTGGACAACCTCCCCGAGGGCTACGAGGAGGGCTTCCAGTACGGGATGATCGGCTACTACATCCCGCTGCAGCGCTATCCCGCCACGTACAACAAGCAGGCTTTGAGCTATGTGGCGCTGGCGTCGCAGAAGAACCACCTCTCGCTGTACTTGATGGGCGTGTACGCGAATCCGGGCGGAGAGGTGGAGTTCCGCGACCGGTGGGCGGCGACGGGCAAGAAGCTCGACATGGGCAAGTCGTGCGTCCGGTTCCGCAAGCTGGAGGACCTGCCCCTCGACCTCATCGCGGAGACGGTGGCCGGGGTGTCGGTCGACGACTACATCGCGCGTTACGAGAGCAGCCGCTCACGCTGATCCCCGGCCAGTGCGCTCGGTGACACGTGCGGAATGGGCAGACCACCCGAATGCGCATCGGGAGGTGCCCCAATGCGCCAGCTCGCGTTCGCGCTGCTTGCCACCTTGGCAAATTGTGTCGGATTCGGGGGAAACGGCCTGGCAGCAGTCGGCAGAATCGTTGCGCGCGTCGGTGGACGGGGTGGCCACCTTGCAGGCGCTCGTGGCCAACCGTGAGGTGCGCCTGGAGCCGTGGGCGGCCGAGAAGCTGAAGAAAGCCCCCCAAGATCAGCTCTTCCATGTGAAGGAGTGGATCAAGCGGGCAGACGCACTCGGCAGAGACCTTCCGCTGGGAGCCCATTGGGTAGGTCTGGCGATGGCGGCGAAGTGGGACCGGCGTGCTCGGGGACCGGAGTCGATCCGCGAGCAACTGGTGCACTACGCCCAGGCGCTGAGCGACGCCATCGACGTCGTCGACCAGGCTGCGAGGGTGACACGTGCGGCGGACGAGGGCGGCGCGTCCAGGCTGAGGAGACTGGGGCAGTGAACATGATCAGATCGCTGTTGGCACTCGGGGCGGTGCTGGCGGTGGTTGGGTGCGCGCCCGCAGTCCTACGGGGCACATCGGAGACGGCATCAGTACCGCCCCCGCCACGGGTCCCGGTGCTGAAGCCCGTCGATCCCTGCTTGTTGCTGAAGCCGGACGAGGCGGCGAGCGTTGGTTTGCCAGCGGGCAGGTCGAACAAGCTCGCGGATCTGCGCATCTGCGATTTCGATGGGACGCCCGAGGAAAGGCGTGAACTGACAGGGGCAATCACCCTGGACGAGGGGCCGGGCAAGGGAGCGGACGACCTGAGGCCTCCGCCCGGTGCCATTGAGTCGGCGATCACGAACGAGAACGTCGCCGGGTTCGCGACCACCGTCTTTCCTCAGGATCATCAACATTGCTTGATCCACATCGACATCAACACCGATGAGAACGTGACGGTGCAGACAGCGTTCTGGGGGAAAGGACAGGCGCCGGAGCCGGTGTGTGACGTGGCGCGGAAGATGGTCAAGTTCATCGCGCCGCGTCTGCCCAAGAAGTAGGGGGAGCCATGAGCGGGACCGGGGGGAATTCGCGCAGGCGCTACGAGAAATCCGACTGGCGGGGTGGGCCGTATCGGGAGGACCGCCCGGCCGAATGGTTCGCCTCGGAACCCTGGCGCCGGGACGACATCGCGGCCCAGGAACAGCGGTTGCGCGGCGCGGTGCGGATGGGCGAGGACCGGGCGATGACGCAGACCGGGCACTGGGAGGGCGTGCCGCACCAGAAGATGTGGGATGAGATCCACGACAGGAACAAGCCGGGCGACGTGTTCCTCGACGCCGACCGGTGGACGAAGCTCGGCAACGAGATGGCGGAGCGGTCGGGCGCGATGGCGCGGGCCATTGAGGAGACGGCGAACGGGTGGGTCGGCCGGGGAGGGGACGCCGCGCGCGCCGGTTCGCTCAAGCTCGCGGAGTGGGCGGGTGATGCCGCGATCTCCTTGCAGTACATGGGGAATCGCACCGCCGATCTGGGCGACAGAGCGGAGTGGGCCAAGCACGCCATGCCCAAGCCCGCCGAGCGGACGACCATCGAGGCCACGTTCCTCGACAAGGCCGCAGGGCTGCTGGCGCTGGTCAGTCTGGGCGAACTCAAGTTGAAGTTGGAGCAGGCCAAGGCCGACCTCCTGCACCAGGAGGCCGCCCGGGTTATGCAGGTCAACGAAAACGGCACGCGCGAGGTAGACGCGGGCGAGCCGGTCAAGGCCCTGGCCGCGGCGCGCGGTGAGCACGCGGTGCTCGCGGTGCTGGCGGGGGAGTCGCTTCGGTTGGCCACGATGCCTGCGCGGGAGCTGGCCAGGGCGGCGGTGAGCGTGCTGCCGCCCGGTCCGGCGGGGCGGGGCCAGCCGGTGACCGTGGCCGTGGAGGTGCTCCGCGCTGCAACGAGCCCGGAACGGGGACCCTTGGCCGATGAGGCCGCGGTGCTGAGCGCCAACGGCATGTCCGCCACCCAGGTGCGGACGGTGCAACGGCTCGCGGCGACGAGGTGGCGGGCCGGCCAGTTCAGCGTGACGATCGGCGGGCGGCAGCACCCCGTCGTGCTCGCGTGGTTCGACGCCGACGACGGCCGCTACCTCCAGGTCAGCGAGAACGGGTCGTTGTCGATCATGGCAACGGACGCGGCACGGATCGCGAACCGGCTCGGAGAGCTGCTCTAAAGTCGGTTTCGTGCGAGTCCATGTGGTGTCCGACGTCCACGGTGAGGCCGAAGCACTGGCGAGGGCGGGGGAGGGCGCGGACGCCTTGGTCGTCCTCGGCGATCTGATCGACTTCGTCGACTACCACGACCACTCGAAGGGCATCCTCGGCGCGGTCTTCGGCGCGGAGCGGGTCACCCGGTTCGCGGAGCTGCGGCGGCAGCACGGACGCGAGGCCGGCGCCTACGTCCGCTCCCTGTGGGCCACGCTGGACGATCCCGCCGCGGTGGTCCAGGACGCGGCCAGGGCGCAGTACGCCGAGATGTTCGCGGCGATGACGGCGCCCACGTACGCCATCCCCGGCAATGTAGACCTGCCCGAACTGTGGCCGGAGTTCGCCGGTGACGGGGTGCACCTGGTCGACGACGGCACGGCCGAGATCGGCGGGCTGACGTTCGGGTTCGTCGGCGGGACCTTGATCCCTCCTGGTTTCACGTTGAACCGAGACGCTCCGTGGGTGCCCTACGTGCGCCCGGTCGACGAGTACGCCGAGGCTGTGCGCGCGCTGCCCGCGATGGACGTGCTGTGCAGCCACGTGCCGCCCGCGGTCGCCGAGCTGACCTACGACGTCGTCGCCACGCGGGCGGAGTTCGGCTCGACGGCCCTGCTGGAGGCGATCGCCAAGCACTCGCCGCGCTGGTCGCTGTTCGGGCACGTGCACCAGCCGCTGGCCCAGCGGGTCCGGGTGGGGCGCACGGAGTGCGTGAACGTCGGCCACTTCAAGCGCACCCGTCAGCCGTATGTACTGCGGTGGTAGGCGTACGGGTAACCTGCGCGGCATGGCCGACCAGTCCACTCAGTCCATCGTGATCGACGCCGCCCCCGAGCAGATCATGGCGGTGATCTCGGACTTCGCGAAGTACCCGGAATGGGCCGAGGCGGTGAAGCACACCGAGGTGCTCAGCAGCGACTCCGCCGGGCGCGGCGAGCAGGTCCGGTTCGTCATCGACGCCGGTCCGCTCAAGGACGAGTACGTCCTCGACTACGACTGGGCCGACGACGGCCGCTCGGTGAGCTGGAACCTGGTGAAGGGCCAGATGCAGAAGGCGCAGTCGGGCAGCTACGTGCTCGCGCCCGAGGGCTCCTCGACCAAGGTGACCTACTCGCTGTCGGTCGAGCTGACCATCCCGATGATCGGCCTGTTCCGCCGCAAGGCGGAGAAGATGATCATGGATGTGGCGCTCAAGGAGCTCAAGACCAGGGCCGAGAGCGCGGCCTGAACCGCCGTCACGGACAATCGTCCCTCGTGCGCGTCCTGCTGTTCACCGGTAAGGGCGGCGTGGGCAAGACGACCCTCGCCGCCGCGACCGCCGCTCGCCTCGCCGCAGACGGCCACAAGGCGCTGGTGGTCTCCACCGATCCCGCGCACTCCCTGGCCGACGCGCTCGGCGTGCCGCTGACCGCCGATCCGGCGGAGGCGGGGCCGTCCTGCCTGTACGCGGCGCAGGTCGATGCCCGGTCGCTGGTCGACGGCGCGTGGCGGGAGCTGCGCGAGCACCTGCACACCGTGCTCTCCGGGGCCGGCGTGGACGAGGTGCAGGCCGAGGAACTGACGGTCCTGCCCGGCGTCGAGGAACTGCTGGCGCTCTCGGAGGTGCAGCGGCTCGCGGCCACCGGTCCGTGGGAGACGGTGATCGTGGACTGTGGACCGACTGCGGAGACGCTGCGGCTGCTGGCGCTGCCGGAAGCACTTGCCGGGTATCTGGAACGGCTGTTCCCGACCCACCGCCGGGTGGTGCGCGGGCTGCTCGCCGGTCTGGCCGGAAGCTCCACAGTGGAGCGTTGGGACGCCGCGGCCGACGCGCTGGGCCGACTAGCGGAGCGCCTTGAGTCGCTGCGCGCGATGCTCGTCGACCAGGAGGTCACCAGCGTGCGCCTGGTGCTCACGCCGGAGCGAGTCGTCGCCGCGGAGACCCGCCGCACGCTCACCGCGCTGGCATTGCAGGGCATTCGCGTCGACCGCCTGATCGCGAACCGGCTCCTGCCCGAGGTCGAGCGCGAAGAGGGCGTCGCGGCCGCATGGCTGCGCACCAGGCGCGCTGAGCAGGACGCCGTGCTCTGCGAACTCGGGGGTGACGTGCGCACCCCGCTGGAGACGGTCGGCCATCGCGCCGAGGAACCCATCGGGGTGCCCGCGCTGCTGGAGGTCGCTGCGGAGTTGTACGGCGACGGCGATCCCCTCGGCGGGGCGGGCAGCGCGGAGCTGATCGAGGTCACCGGCGGGGGCAAGGGGCTGGACTCCGAGTACGCGATGCGGCTGCACCTGCCGCTGGCCGCCGACGCGCAACTGGACCTGGCCAGGGTCGATGATGAGCTGGTGATCACCCTCGACGGCCGTCGCAGGCTCGTGGCGCTGCCCGCGGTGCTGTGCCGCTGCGAGATCGTCGGTGCGAGCGCGGACGACGAGGGCATCACGGTGCGGTTCCGGCCCGACCCCCGAGTGTGGATGCGGTGACATGAGCGAGAACCTGAACCAAGAGCTGAGGCAGCTCCTGGACGCCGTCGCCCAGCGCGCGGAACCGTGGCTGCGCAAGATCGCCGTCGAAGATCCGCTCGCGGGATCGGGCAAAGACACTGCGAGCGGGGCCGCAGCTTCTCATCGCGCGAGCTGCACGTGGTGTCCGCTGTGCGCGGCCATTTCCCTGGCGCGCGGTGAGCGGCCCGAGCTGGCCGCGAAGGCCGCCGAGCACCTGAGCGGGCTGCTGTCCGTGCTGCGCGCCTCCATGGAGCCGGAGCAGCCGAAGCCCGAGCCCGCGCCGGAACCCGAGCCGCGTCCCGAACCCGCGCCGCGGGTGCAGAAGATCAGCGTCGACCGGTGTTGACCGTCGGCGTCGACGTCGGCGGTACCAGCGTCCGAGCGGGTGTCGTCGACGTGCACGGATCCATCCTGGACACCGCGGTCGCACCCACCCCGAGCGGGGAGGCGCCGCTGGAGGACGCGATCATCGCGGAGGTCAAGGAACTCGCGTCGCGGCACCAGGTGACAGCGCTCGGGCTGGCGGTCGCGGGGTTCGTCACCGCCGACCGCAGGGGAGTGCGCTTCGCCCCGCATCTGGCCTGGCGCAACGCGGACGTGGCCGAACGGATCTCCGGTCGCCTCGGGATGCCGGTGGTGCTGGAGCACGACGCCAACGCGGCGGCGCTCGCCGAGTACCGCTTCGGTGCCGCCCGCGGGACGCGGGTCGCCGCCCTGGTCGCGCTGGGCACGGGCATCGGCGGCGCGCTGCTGATCGACGGCGAGATCTTCCGCGGGGGCTACGGCGTCGCCCCGGAGCTGGGGCACCTGCGCGTGGTGCCGGACGGGCGGCCCTGCCCGTGCGGGAAGCGCGGTTGCTGGGAGCGCTATTGCAGCGGCACCGCCCTCGCCGCGACGGCGGTGGAGATGCTGGCCCGTGATCCGGGCTGCTCCACGCTGCTGGCGCGGGAGGCCGCGGGCGACATGCGGGCGGTGACCGGACGGAAGGTCGCGGGTGCCGCGTTGGACGGAGATCCGTTGGCGCAGCGGGCGATGGACGAGCTGGCCCGGTGGCTCGGGCAGGGCCTGGCGCTGGTCGCGGACGTCTACGACCCCGAGGTCATCGTGATCGGTGGCGGGGTCTCGCAGTCGGCGCCGCTGTTCCTCGACGACGCCAGGGAGCACTACGCGTCGCTGGTGACGGGGGCCGGTCATCGGCCGTTGGCGCGCATCCGCACGGCTCAGCTGGGCGATGACGCCGGGATCGTGGGGGCCGCCTCGCTCGCGGCCGACATGGCAGGGCGGCGGCTGAACACCCGCTGAAGGGGAGGCTGAACACCTGCTGAAGGGGAGGACGCGGCCGGCGACGCTGCCGACAGCGCTTGCTCGTCGTGCTCTTCCCGGAAGGTCCTAGCGGTTGCGACGGCGGAGCAACCGGCGACGGGGCTTCACGGAGTGGTGCGTGCGCCGCTCGGACCGCTGTTCGGCGGCCTGAGTCAGCGCACGCACGAGCACGAAGGCCTGCAACTGATCCATGAGTCACTCCCTTCGGTGCGCGGGGTCCCGGGGTTGTGCCCCGGTGCCCGCGACCACGTTACGGCAGCACTGAATCGTTGTTACAAGCGGAAAATCGCTTTCGTGCTCGATCTCACCGAGTTAGCTGAGCGGAGGTGATCCGGCTCTCAGCCCGACGGCGGATTCAGCGTGTGGTCTAGACCACTCTGCGTGATGGTCTAGACCTGTGCACCATCGTCCCAGCCGGAGTCCGGCGGGGGTCCCTTGCGCATCCGCAGCACCAGCCAGCCGATGCCGCAGCTGATCGCCAGCAGGGCGAGCGGGGTGCCCGTGCTCGCGGCGAGGCCGAGCACGTTGGGCGCGATCAACAGCAGCGCGCCGAGGCAGAACAGGGCGAGCGCGCCGAGTGTCGCCGGGCGCAGCGGGGGCAGCGGCGGCGGGTCCGGCGGGACGAAGTGGTCGCCCGGGTGAGCGCCGGGCTCCGGCTCGGGCTCGGGCGCGTCGGCCTTCTCCGCCTGCTTCTCGGCCTTGCGCTCCTCCCGCTCGCCGTCCGGCCAGTCGCCGGAGACCCCCTCCCGCTGCAGGCCGGCCACGATCGCGGCGAACGCGGCGTCGACGTCCTCGGGACCGCCGGTCTCCTCGGCCTTCTTGCTCAAGCAGCCTCACCCACTCTGGCCTCGTGCACGCGGCGGGCGAACTCCACGCTCGCCGCGAAGATCGTCGGTGCGTCGTTGTCGAGGGTGGCGACGTGGAAGCTGTCCGCGAGCACCACCTCGGTCTTGTCCTCGCTGGCCACCCCGTCCAGCACGATCCGCGAGCTGACCGGCTCGACGACGTGGTCGACGGCGGAGCGCAACAGCAGCAGCGGCTGGCGCACCCGGCCGAGGTCGGCCCGCACCACGCCCCAGAGCTGCTGGAGGCTGGCCGCCGCGCGCAGCGGGGTCCGGTCGTAGGCGAGCTCACGCACACCGGGCTTGGCGATGTCGTTGGCGACGCCGGGGATCGACGGCACCACCTTGGCCAGCAGCGGCAGCAGCCGCGCGCCGCGCTTGAGGGTGGTGACCGACGGGTTGACCAGGACCAGCCCGGCCACCTCCGGACCGTGCCGCTGCGCCAGCCGCAGCGCCAGCGCCCCGCCCATCGACTGGCCGAAGACGAAGGTGGAGCGGCAGCGCGCGGACAGCAGCCCGAAGCCGGTGTCCACCCGGTCGTACCAGTGCTGCCAGCGGGTGCGGTTCATGTCCTGCCACCGCGTCCCGTGCCCCGGCAGCAGCGGGCAGCGCACCGAGAACCCCTCGGCGGCCAGGTGCTCCGCCCACGGCCGCATGCTCTGCGGCGTTCCGGTGAAACCGTGGCAGAGCAGCACGCCGATGTCGTCGGAGCCCTCGTGGGCGAAGGGTTCCGCACCGGTGAGCACGGGCACGCCGACCTCCCTGTCGATCGCCAAGGTCAGAGGCGATTCGCCGTCCTCCATAGTCCCACGCGACACCGACGGTGCGGCAGATCTCATCGAGTAGGGCACTGTGGTTGGGTGTTCCGCGTTGTGTTCGGTAAGGAACGCTCCGTAGGCTGGCGCGTCAGGCTGAGGGCAGGGAGGAGGCGGTCTTCGCAGTGCTCTACTGGCTGATGAAGTACGTCTTTCTGGGACCGCTGCTGCGGTTGTTCTTCCGGCCGACCATCGAGGGGTTGGAGAACGTGCCGCGCAAGGGCGGCGCGATTCTCGCGAGCAACCACCTCGCGGTCGCCGACTCGTTCTTCCTGCCGCTGATGGTCCCGCGCCGGGTGACCTTCCTGGCGAAGCGCGAGTACTTCACCGGCAAGGGGATCAAGGGCCGGTTCAAGAAGGCCTTCTTCAGCGGGGTCGGCCAGGTGCCGATCGACCGGGCCAGCGCCGCGGCGGCGCAGGACGCGCTGGACACCGGCGTGCGGCTGCTGCGCGAGGGCCACCTGCTCGGCATCTACCCCGAGGGCACGCGTTCCCCGGACGGGCGCCTCTACAAGGGCAAGATCGGCGTGGCCCGGATGGCCATGGAGGCCGGGGTCCCGGTCATCCCGGTGGTCATGGTCGGCACCGACAAGGCCAACCCGATCGGGTCGAAGATGTGGCGCCCGCACCGCATCCGCATCGTGATCGGCGAGCCGCTGGACTTCAGCCGCTACGACGGCCTCGGCGGCGACCGCTTCGTCGAGCGCTCGGTCACCGACGAGATCATGTACGCGCTGATGGAGATGTCCGGCCAGGAGTACGTCGACGTCTACGCCGCCAAGGTCAAGGACGCCGTCCCGCCGCGCCGGCGCCGGCCGGAGGCGGCCGACCGGGTGCCGGGGACCAAGGCGGGCTGAGCGAACTCTAGAGTTGCCCCGGTGCGGTTCTTCTACGATACGGAGTTCATCGAGGACGGCGTGACCATCGACCTGGTGTCGATCGGTGTCGTCGACGAGACCGGCCGCGAGTTCTACGCGGTGTCCACGGAGTTCGACCCGGACCGGGCCGGGCTGTGGGTGCGGCAGAACGTCCTCGACAAGCTCCCGCCGCCGTCCGACCCGGCGTGGCGCAGCCGCAAGCAGATCCGCGACGACCTCCTGGACTTCCTCAACGCGCCCGGTGAGGACATCGAGCTGTGGGCGTGGTTCGCCGCGTACGACCACGTCGCGCTCGCGCAGCTGTGGGGCGCGATGCCCGCGCTGCCCAGGGAGATCCCGCGCTACACCAAGGACCTCCGGCAGCGCTGGGAGGACCTCAAGCGCCCCCGGCTCACCCCACCGCCCGCCGACGCGCACTCCGCGCTGGCCGACGCCCGGCATAACCTGGTCCGCTGGAAGATCATGGAACCGCTCTGGCGACGGGGCTGAACCCGGCAACTGGGACCCGCCTTGCTGCACCGATCCAGCTACTGACAGGCTGAGCGCGACGACGGTCACACTCTGCGCGCATCCGGCGCAGCGAGGAGGCGATGAAAATGCGCATCGGCGTGCTCACTGGTGGCGGGGACTGCCCCGGCCTCAACGCGGTCATCCGCGCGGTCGTCCGCAAGGGCGTCGAGGTCTACGGCCACGAGTTCGTCGGCTTCCGCAACGGCTGGAAGGGCCCGATCGAGGGGCACACCCGCCCGCTCGGGCTCGACCAGGTCGAGGACATCCTGACCAGGGGCGGCACCATCCTGGGGTCCTCCCGCACCAACCCGTACAAGGTCGACGGCGGCGTCGAGGCGATCCGCAGGACCCTGGCCGAGCAGCAGGTCGACGCGCTGATCGCGATCGGCGGCGAGGACACCCTCGGGGTGGCCAAGAAGCTCACCGACGACGGCATCGGCGTTGTCGGCGTGCCGAAGACGATCGACAACGACCTCGGCGCGACGGACTACACCTTCGGCTTCGACACCGCGGTGCACATCGCGACCGAGTCCATCGACCGGCTGCGCACCACCGCCGAGTCCCACCACCGCGCGCTGGTCGTCGAGGTCATGGGCAGGCACGCGGGCTGGATCGCGCTGCACTCCGGCCTCGCGGGCGGCGCGAACGTGATCCTGGTGCCGGAGAAGAAGTTCAGCGTCGACAAGGTCGTTGAGTGGGTGCAGCGCCGCTTCGAGCGCGAGTACGCCCCGATCATCGTCGTCGCCGAGGGCGCCATGCCGGAGGACGGGGCCGAGGTCCTGGTCAGCGGCGAGAAGGACGCGTTCGGCCACGTCCGGCTCGGCGGCATCGGCACCTGGCTGGCCGACGAGATCGCGGCGCGCACCGGCAAGGAGTCCCGCGCCGTCGTGCTCGGCCACACCCAGCGCGGTGGCACCCCGACCGCCTACGACCGCGTCCTGGCCACGCGCTTCGGCCTGCACGCGGTGGACGCGGTCAACGACGGCGACTTCGGCGTGATGGTCGCGCTGCGCGGCACGGACATCGTCCGCGTGAAGCTGTCCGAGGCGACCGCCGAGCTGAAGACCGTCCCGGCGGAGCGCTACGCCGAGGCCGAGGTCTTCTTCGGCTGATCTCCCCGTGGTCCCGCCCCTCCGGCCGCGGAGGGGCGGGACGCACCTGCTCAGCCGGTCGGGGTGTAGCGGTAGATCAGGACGCGGGTCAGGGCGTCCTCCTCGCGGAAGACCACGTGCTCCCCGTTGGGCAGCACGGCCGCGGTGATGCCGGTGACGGCCACGTCCAGCCAGCCCGCGCGGCGCCCGACCTCGGGACCGGCGGAGAGGGAACCGCGGTAGGTGAGGGTGTCCGCGCTGTAGGTCCGCACGCGGCCCTCCGGCTCGCCCTCGGCCGGAGCGGAGTCCGCGACGTAGACCCGGTTCCCGGCCACCGCGAGGCCGAGCGGTGCACAGGGGTCGATCTTCCAGTCGGGGTACCAGCACCGCTTGTAGTTCATGTCGATCGACCGGCTCAGCTTCCGCTGCGGCGTGCTGAAGTCGTCGTACTTCGCGAGGATGTAGCGCGGCGATGCGGTGGGCCCGGCGGGCTCTCCCCGATAGCCGTACAGGTACATCGTGTCGGTCGCGTCGACGTACTGGACCATGAGGATCTTGTCCATCGGCGCGTCGGCCAACAGGATGTTCTCCGCGCTGCCGTACTGCGGGTTGTGCGCGGCGTCGAAGGACTTCAGCGGGAAGTGGTGCACGTACTTGGGGTTGACACCGGTGCCCCAGACCCCGCCCTTCAAGTCGATCGACTGGGCGTAGGAGATCCAGTCCCGCTCGTGGGCCATGTTGGTGATCTCACCGGGGTTGATGCGGCAGTCGGCGTTGGAGTCGACCCACTTCTGCCGGAGCCCGGGAGTTGCCGGGGTGCCGTCCGGCCACGGCTTGGCACCCTCGGAGAACAACACGGACGGCCGCACGTCATCGCCCTCGAACCGGTAGATTCCCAGGTTCGTGTACGCCTGGCCCTGCGGCCGGACGAACAGGTACTTGCGCTCCACCCCGGTTGAGTCCTTCAGGTACCGCACCGCGACCGCCTGGGTCTGCGTGGTCGCGCCGGTGGTGGGATGCGGGCTCCGGCCGTCGTGCGGGCAGGTCGCGCGGTTCACGGTCAGCTGCGTGCGGTTCGGCAACCACTCCTGGCCGGGCTGGGTGGCCGCGTAGTTCAGCGAGTACTTGTTGAAAGCCGTGTACACCTGTGACGGGTCGCGCGGGTCCGGCACCCCGGCGTCCAGGAACACGTGGTTGACGACCTTGCTGTCCAGCACGCGATTGACGTTGAAGCGGCGGATGTCCAGCCAGCCGTAGGTGCCGCGCCCGTTGGCCGCCACGGTGATGTTGCCCGCCTGGTCGATCCCGACACCGGTCAGGTTGTCGAAGCGGTCGTCGCCGTAGATTCCCTTGTGCGCCAACACTCCGCCCGGCTGACCCAGCTTCCCGATCAGCTGGTTGGTCTCGGAGTGGATCCGAACCTGTTGTGCCGCAACGTGGTTGTCGGCGATCAGGAGGCGGTTCGCGTTCGCGGCCAGCGCCACCGGCGTCGCGCCCACGTCGGCGATGGTGGCCCCCGCGGTCACCGCGCCGCTCGGCTGCACCTTCCACTCCCGCACCTCGCGCTTGCCGGATGCGTTGTCGGACAAGGCGAACAGGCTGTTCGTGGCGTGCCGGAAGGTCAACGCGCCCGGGTTGCGCGCGGGGTGCTTCGC
The window above is part of the Allokutzneria albata genome. Proteins encoded here:
- a CDS encoding polyadenylate-specific 3'-exoribonuclease AS, with the translated sequence MRFFYDTEFIEDGVTIDLVSIGVVDETGREFYAVSTEFDPDRAGLWVRQNVLDKLPPPSDPAWRSRKQIRDDLLDFLNAPGEDIELWAWFAAYDHVALAQLWGAMPALPREIPRYTKDLRQRWEDLKRPRLTPPPADAHSALADARHNLVRWKIMEPLWRRG
- a CDS encoding NHL repeat-containing protein, which gives rise to MWKRLLLAAMLVVPGATAAAEPPLSHRTSWLAETLSAEDAAYIHPTDQKWPGYGRKWVQVRVAGLFVDPQATDGLAYTNSVYDEYSREKGVYRFGDGAIARPVAQLYPQGSGGTVVTGDEKYFYADHTRWGERLPDGSLKNLGQVLTRFQRGMTPHKNPWYGDTIPMADFPGGDPVASGWTAGRNLTGVPGGLAAGLGFVFVARPSENLIYVYEREKMALVAKHPARNPGALTFRHATNSLFALSDNASGKREVREWKVQPSGAVTAGATIADVGATPVALAANANRLLIADNHVAAQQVRIHSETNQLIGKLGQPGGVLAHKGIYGDDRFDNLTGVGIDQAGNITVAANGRGTYGWLDIRRFNVNRVLDSKVVNHVFLDAGVPDPRDPSQVYTAFNKYSLNYAATQPGQEWLPNRTQLTVNRATCPHDGRSPHPTTGATTQTQAVAVRYLKDSTGVERKYLFVRPQGQAYTNLGIYRFEGDDVRPSVLFSEGAKPWPDGTPATPGLRQKWVDSNADCRINPGEITNMAHERDWISYAQSIDLKGGVWGTGVNPKYVHHFPLKSFDAAHNPQYGSAENILLADAPMDKILMVQYVDATDTMYLYGYRGEPAGPTASPRYILAKYDDFSTPQRKLSRSIDMNYKRCWYPDWKIDPCAPLGLAVAGNRVYVADSAPAEGEPEGRVRTYSADTLTYRGSLSAGPEVGRRAGWLDVAVTGITAAVLPNGEHVVFREEDALTRVLIYRYTPTG
- a CDS encoding 6-phosphofructokinase, which translates into the protein MRIGVLTGGGDCPGLNAVIRAVVRKGVEVYGHEFVGFRNGWKGPIEGHTRPLGLDQVEDILTRGGTILGSSRTNPYKVDGGVEAIRRTLAEQQVDALIAIGGEDTLGVAKKLTDDGIGVVGVPKTIDNDLGATDYTFGFDTAVHIATESIDRLRTTAESHHRALVVEVMGRHAGWIALHSGLAGGANVILVPEKKFSVDKVVEWVQRRFEREYAPIIVVAEGAMPEDGAEVLVSGEKDAFGHVRLGGIGTWLADEIAARTGKESRAVVLGHTQRGGTPTAYDRVLATRFGLHAVDAVNDGDFGVMVALRGTDIVRVKLSEATAELKTVPAERYAEAEVFFG
- a CDS encoding lysophospholipid acyltransferase family protein — encoded protein: MLYWLMKYVFLGPLLRLFFRPTIEGLENVPRKGGAILASNHLAVADSFFLPLMVPRRVTFLAKREYFTGKGIKGRFKKAFFSGVGQVPIDRASAAAAQDALDTGVRLLREGHLLGIYPEGTRSPDGRLYKGKIGVARMAMEAGVPVIPVVMVGTDKANPIGSKMWRPHRIRIVIGEPLDFSRYDGLGGDRFVERSVTDEIMYALMEMSGQEYVDVYAAKVKDAVPPRRRRPEAADRVPGTKAG